A single genomic interval of Thiovulum sp. ES harbors:
- a CDS encoding glutamyl-tRNA reductase (PFAM: Shikimate / quinate 5-dehydrogenase; Glutamyl-tRNAGlu reductase, N-terminal domain; Glutamyl-tRNAGlu reductase, dimerisation domain~TIGRFAM: glutamyl-tRNA reductase) has product MEYLLLSFSHKNTNIVDRDKISFQDDRKLSEFMTRAKVYLNEIMILNTCNRVEFFITADKIEKSERSLLYDISQHSGLPFEKLLEIVSISRREEAIYHLFSVVSSLHSLVIGETQIVGQIKDAFKFAFEGGFVGQKISRAIHYSFRCSAEVRQQTAISKKKVSIASVSVSKALELVDGKNVSALVIGSGEMSRLVSQYLHSAGVKVTIINRTRSKAKEIADEVAGVEVHDFVELENLINSNDLVFSATSSEEPIIRNFMIKNVDFQRFWFDLAVPKDIENCNFENISIFRIDDLQESVRKNELERKEEIESAHKIVGDFTGRFFKWISTLSVEPLIKNIYLKADESVKDEIEYSLQKGYISENEREKIERIAQKSVKKFLHGMSKKMKKLSNDSSVDMMIESINYLFDFQKVETRNSYKCDHVIEKESLIGLKK; this is encoded by the coding sequence ATGGAATATTTATTACTCTCATTTTCGCACAAAAACACAAATATTGTCGATCGGGACAAGATTTCATTTCAGGACGATAGAAAACTTTCTGAATTTATGACTCGAGCAAAAGTCTATTTGAACGAAATTATGATTTTGAACACATGCAATCGAGTCGAGTTTTTTATTACGGCGGACAAAATTGAGAAAAGCGAACGGTCGCTACTTTATGATATTTCGCAACACAGCGGATTACCGTTTGAAAAGCTTTTAGAAATTGTTTCTATTTCTCGGCGGGAAGAGGCGATTTATCATCTTTTTTCAGTTGTGTCGTCTTTGCATTCGCTTGTAATTGGGGAGACTCAAATTGTTGGACAAATTAAAGATGCTTTCAAGTTTGCATTTGAAGGTGGATTTGTGGGGCAAAAAATTTCTCGAGCAATTCATTATAGTTTTCGGTGTTCGGCGGAAGTTCGACAACAAACTGCGATTTCAAAGAAGAAAGTATCAATTGCAAGTGTTTCAGTTTCAAAAGCTTTAGAATTAGTTGATGGAAAAAATGTTTCGGCACTTGTTATTGGTTCTGGAGAAATGAGTCGGCTTGTTTCTCAATATTTGCATTCGGCAGGTGTTAAAGTTACGATTATAAATCGGACACGGTCAAAAGCAAAAGAGATTGCCGATGAGGTCGCAGGTGTTGAAGTTCATGATTTTGTTGAACTTGAAAATCTTATCAATTCAAATGATTTGGTTTTTTCAGCAACTTCTTCAGAAGAACCGATAATTCGCAATTTTATGATTAAAAATGTTGATTTTCAGAGGTTTTGGTTTGACCTTGCTGTTCCAAAGGATATTGAAAATTGTAATTTTGAGAACATTTCTATTTTTAGAATTGATGATTTACAGGAGAGTGTGAGAAAAAATGAACTTGAACGAAAAGAGGAAATCGAATCCGCACATAAAATAGTTGGTGATTTTACTGGACGATTTTTTAAATGGATTTCAACTCTTTCAGTCGAGCCACTTATCAAAAATATCTATTTAAAAGCTGATGAGAGTGTAAAAGACGAAATAGAATATTCTCTACAGAAAGGCTATATTTCAGAAAATGAACGAGAAAAAATTGAGAGAATTGCACAAAAATCTGTCAAAAAATTTCTACATGGAATGAGTAAGAAGATGAAAAAATTGTCAAATGATAGTAGTGTTGATATGATGATTGAGTCGATAAACTATCTTTTTGATTTTCAGAAAGTGGAAACTCGAAATAGTTATAAGTGTGATCATGTAATTGAGAAAGAGAGTCTTATCGGTTTAAAAAAATAA